A window of Brevinema andersonii genomic DNA:
TTCTATCCACTAAAAGCATAGGAAAACGATGTGGAAGCAGTGCCATAATATCTTTAATATCAAAATAATGGTTGACAGACATATTTTTCTCCAAATTTTTTCTTATTGTAAAGAAGAGAATAAGTTTTGTCAAATTGGAAGAAACCCATGACGAAAAGCAAACAAGAACTATATATCGAAAGTCAGAAATTAATTGATTTTTTGAATTCTCAAAATATCAAGAGCACCTTAAATGAAGAATCTTTTCGAGATTATCATGTTAAAATCAAAACTGCTTATGGTACTATCATTCTATATCATAAACCTTCGAAAAATAGTTTTTCATTAGGTACCCATGAACTTCCCGAACCATCCAAAGAAATAATTAGCTTATTATGGCACCAATATAATTACCCTCAAGAACAAAATATCATCGGCTTATGTGCATACGTTGATGGCACTTACATTAACGAACATACAGCATGGGGATTGGTATTAGTAGAGAATGGCAATGTTATCAAAGAAGATTCAGGTTTAGCAGATATTTTTTCAGAAGAAGGAACACGGCAAATAGCAGGAGAAGTTCAAGCAGTATTAGCTGCTTTAAATTTTGCTAAAGAAAATAATATTCCCTCTATTACTATTTTCTATGATTATCAAGGATTAGAAATGTGGGCAACAAAAAAATGGAAAGCTCAAAGCCACATTGCTAAATTTTATATACAACAATTATTAACATACGATATTGAAATCACATGGGTTAAAATTTGTGCACATATAGGCCATATATATAATGAAAGAGCAGATATATTAGCAAAAACAAGAGCTTTACAATCAGAATAGTCTCCGAATTCGGAGACTATTTAGTTTTATTTAATGCTTCCATAATAATAGGTGCTTTTCCTCCAGAATTCAAGACTTTTTCAGTTTTATGCTTATAAAGTTCCTTCATTGCTTCACGAGCTGGACCTAAATATTTTCGAGGATCAAATTCTTCCGGATGTTCTGCAAATTCTTTTCTGATATAAGCAGTCATTACTAGACGAGAATCCGAATCAATATTTACTTTGCATACTGCAGAATGTGCAGCTTTCCAAAGTTGTTCTTCAGGGATACCGATTGAATCTTTAATTTTACCGCCATATTTATTGATCAAAGCAACTGCTTCTTGAGGAACTGAAGAAGAACCATGTAATACAATAGGAAATCCAGGAATCTTTTTTTCAATTTCCGCCAAAATATCCATACGAATTTCTGGTTTTTGACCTGGTTTGAATTTATAAGCTCCATGAGACGTACCAATAGCAATAGCCAATGAATCAACACCTGTTTTCGAAACAAAATCTTGAACCTCATCCGGCTGAGTATACACATGTTCATCAGATGATACTTCATCTTCGACACCTGCTAATACACCTAATTCCCCCTCAACGGTCACATTATGTTGATGAGCATAATCTGCTACTTTTCTAGAAAGTGCAACGTTTTCTTCGTAAGGAAGGTGGGAACCATCAATCATAACAGAAGAAAAACCGCTTTCGATACAAGAAACACATGTTTCATAAGAATCTCCATGATCTAAGTGCAAAGCCATTGGAATTTCTCCTACCCCCAATTTTTTAGCATAAGCTTTCATCATCTCGACAGCTCCACGTCCCATCCATGATAATAATACCTCATTTGCATAAGCACGTGCACCTTTAGATACTTGTAAAATAACGGGCGATTGAGTTTCTACACATGCCATAACAATAGCTTGCAACTGCTCCATATTATTGAAATTAAAAGCAGGAACAGCAAACTGATCTTTAACAGCTACTTCAAACATTACACGAGTATTTACAAAACCCAGTTCTTTATAGTTCATAATCATTATTTTCTCCTATTTTTCTATAATTTAAGTATATCTTCTTATCAAGATATTGTCAAGTTTACCAAATTTTATATTTCAAAATATTAATTAACAATAGTGCCTAAATAAAGTTATTTTCGCTAAATATAAGCTTCTTATTATTTTTCTCTAGTAATTCTTGACAATATTAATAGCATTAATTATAATAAAAAAATTTCCCTTTATCGAGGTTTATGGACTCTCTATCGCTCTAAAACGTATCATTCATTCACGCACTTGAATAGTATATATCGCTCATAGTGGCTTGTACGTTCCGTGGAATGAATGGAGGACGTTCCAAAAGCTCATAAGGGGAGGCAAACGATGAGTTTTTTGACTTTAAAAGGCTCCCGAGGATTGTTTTTATTAATAATTAGGAAGCTTTTATGCTTATTTTAGAGTAAAACGAATAGTAATTTTTTCATTAATTTTCACTTATTTTTTTTCTTGTCTACTGTCTCCCGTGCATTTTCTCCATGAATTTGAGTATGCAGTACCACGAAATCCTTGGATTCTTCAGTGGAAAGAAATTTTTTAACTCATATCTCAATGCATTATACCCTACAACTAGGATACCCTTATTTCTATACCTTCAAAACCATCCTTATTTTTATTTATTCTATGTCAGTTTAAGGGTTATAGAACCGGAAATATATCAATGTAACAAAATAAAATACTTTTTCTCTTTTCTTTATTTACATTTATTAATGCTTTATTTCCCTTTGTTACTTTTATGATGTCTTTCGGTTATGATCTTACTCCATTATGTACTTATTATATTACTGCTATTCTTATGATTTTATTTATCCAGTATTATCTGAACATTTTCAAAAATGAAACAAACATTAATATCCTCATTTTTTGTTTGATTGCATTCTACACAGGTGCCAGTCATGAACAAGCAATTGCAGTATTCCCTGTGCTTTTATTGACTTTTATCTTATTAAAAATCAAAAGAATAACAATTCCCCAATGGTATTGGTTGTCTGTTCCATGTTTTCTGTTGAGATCTTTTATTATTATGCTCACTCCTAGCACCAACAACTGTATCATTCTATGCTAAGGCAGAAAACTTGGAAATTTACGATTAAAACCGTCAACTGGCTTGAACCCGGGTTGAAACCGTTATTTTTATTCTTTGTTAGGTATATTTTCATCACATCTAAAAACTGGTATAGCTACCCCCAGATTCCTACCATGCTAAATGCATCGTTTCCATTATTATTTTGAGCATTATCTTGGTCGGCCTGCATTGGAATTGCTGTAAGTCCTATGTTTTACAGCAATTCCTGTAGAATTTTGTCAATTCTTCACGTATATTTTCCTAACAGGACAACTCATACAAGTATCGCCTATACTCAAAGCAAAAAAAAGAATATTTTAAAATTATTAAAAAATATAAAATAATGAAGCTGACAAAATAACCCTTCCCAAAGTAAAATTAGGAAATATTTTAATTACTGAATTCGGAGAAAGATTACCCGAGAAATATGCTTATATCTCAATAATTTCAAATTAAAATAATACTAAGATTATAAGAAAATGTATATAAATAAGCTTATTATGATTCTAAAAAGTTACCATTAAGGCTGAATCTCAATATTCCAAACTTCTTCTTTAAATACAATACCATATTGATCATAAATTCTA
This region includes:
- a CDS encoding RNase H family protein; translation: MTKSKQELYIESQKLIDFLNSQNIKSTLNEESFRDYHVKIKTAYGTIILYHKPSKNSFSLGTHELPEPSKEIISLLWHQYNYPQEQNIIGLCAYVDGTYINEHTAWGLVLVENGNVIKEDSGLADIFSEEGTRQIAGEVQAVLAALNFAKENNIPSITIFYDYQGLEMWATKKWKAQSHIAKFYIQQLLTYDIEITWVKICAHIGHIYNERADILAKTRALQSE
- a CDS encoding class II fructose-bisphosphate aldolase, which encodes MIMNYKELGFVNTRVMFEVAVKDQFAVPAFNFNNMEQLQAIVMACVETQSPVILQVSKGARAYANEVLLSWMGRGAVEMMKAYAKKLGVGEIPMALHLDHGDSYETCVSCIESGFSSVMIDGSHLPYEENVALSRKVADYAHQHNVTVEGELGVLAGVEDEVSSDEHVYTQPDEVQDFVSKTGVDSLAIAIGTSHGAYKFKPGQKPEIRMDILAEIEKKIPGFPIVLHGSSSVPQEAVALINKYGGKIKDSIGIPEEQLWKAAHSAVCKVNIDSDSRLVMTAYIRKEFAEHPEEFDPRKYLGPAREAMKELYKHKTEKVLNSGGKAPIIMEALNKTK
- a CDS encoding DUF6056 family protein; this translates as MMSFGYDLTPLCTYYITAILMILFIQYYLNIFKNETNINILIFCLIAFYTGASHEQAIAVFPVLLLTFILLKIKRITIPQWYWLSVPCFLLRSFIIMLTPSTNNCIILC